In Candidatus Baltobacteraceae bacterium, the following proteins share a genomic window:
- a CDS encoding TonB-dependent receptor, which produces MRYFAAALMAALFCCTGLPAIAATTGVVRGNVIVNNAPKAGVELTLKADGTLLQTTSDAAGNYIFALVPFGTYTLVAHYSGVPDKRVSLDVSSDSVSTVNLALGDLKIIGSAAVSARAGASGNPVSVNAIGRQELAALPTNNSLNSVVQTVPGIVKFSYGEPVAHGFHGLSYEIDGAPIPQATSSNFAELIDPKNIDSVEILTGAFPAEYGGNREGAVVNIVTSRINDLTQPFAGSISGGVGNYGQTLASFDTASKFGKTELFFNANSQRSTRGLDTPTFNPIHDNSSQSDQFLRVIAPIGARDSLGFDFSNQLAQFQIPINTSANNPTDPQVSLPGTDDVQREYDRYANLNFTAVSKDGNGVFQFIPWARYTRIAYEGDLHNDVLATQPDPSTGTPTNLVGLRQDRRASYAGLRVSDFRALAHHSIKVGIDLTHEYFNAVQTFAQGGQPNVNENVSQPGSQIGVYAEDKWSPSRALSVSYGLRYDHSTGFTGGNQLSPRIGVNVAPDSKNVVHFYYGRFYAAPQLEDVRQACVALSGCPAIPVYDLKPETDSYFEMGVAHTFSPRLNGYVNFFDRRASNVLDTTQLLNTPLFAVFNNAIGRDEGVEFRLAGSAGIADSFFLSGTISHAEAAGVSGSTFLFGPNPNPPGPITAASYQPEDHDQTYEANGAYTHRFGTDRTFFATLQGEYGTGYPVQFQSGPDRLPAHLTFDLALGKEAGKNGSRSLGFDLDVTNVLDHQYIIKIANGFNTTQVASGRNVLLRVTAPF; this is translated from the coding sequence ATGCGATATTTTGCTGCGGCACTCATGGCCGCACTCTTCTGCTGTACGGGTCTACCCGCGATTGCAGCCACCACCGGCGTCGTGCGCGGGAATGTGATCGTCAACAACGCGCCCAAAGCCGGCGTCGAACTCACGCTCAAGGCCGACGGGACCCTGCTCCAAACGACCTCCGATGCCGCGGGCAACTACATCTTCGCGCTCGTTCCGTTCGGCACGTACACGCTGGTGGCGCACTATTCGGGAGTGCCCGATAAGCGAGTCTCCCTCGATGTGAGTTCGGACTCGGTCTCCACGGTCAATCTCGCGCTCGGCGATCTGAAGATCATCGGCAGCGCGGCGGTTTCCGCGCGGGCCGGGGCCTCGGGGAATCCCGTCTCGGTCAATGCGATCGGCCGTCAAGAACTCGCCGCGCTGCCCACCAACAACAGCCTCAACAGCGTGGTACAGACCGTGCCGGGCATCGTAAAGTTCTCGTACGGTGAGCCCGTCGCGCACGGATTTCACGGATTGAGCTACGAGATCGACGGCGCTCCGATTCCGCAGGCCACCAGTTCCAACTTTGCCGAGCTGATCGACCCGAAGAATATCGACTCGGTCGAAATCCTCACCGGCGCGTTTCCGGCCGAATACGGCGGAAACCGCGAAGGCGCGGTCGTGAACATCGTGACCTCGCGCATCAACGATCTCACGCAGCCGTTTGCCGGTTCGATCTCCGGCGGGGTAGGAAACTACGGTCAAACGCTCGCCAGTTTCGACACGGCATCCAAGTTCGGGAAGACCGAACTCTTCTTCAATGCCAACAGTCAGCGTAGCACGCGCGGTCTCGACACGCCCACGTTCAATCCGATCCACGACAACAGTTCGCAATCCGATCAATTCCTGCGCGTGATCGCGCCGATCGGCGCGCGCGACTCGCTCGGGTTCGACTTCTCAAACCAGCTCGCGCAGTTCCAAATTCCGATCAACACGAGCGCCAACAATCCGACCGACCCGCAGGTGAGCCTGCCGGGGACCGATGACGTGCAGCGTGAGTACGACCGGTATGCGAACCTCAATTTCACGGCCGTCTCGAAAGATGGAAACGGCGTCTTTCAATTCATCCCCTGGGCCCGCTACACGCGCATCGCCTACGAAGGGGATCTACACAACGACGTGCTCGCCACGCAGCCCGATCCGAGCACGGGCACGCCCACGAATCTGGTCGGGCTGCGGCAAGACCGCCGGGCCAGCTACGCCGGATTGCGCGTCTCCGATTTCCGGGCGCTCGCGCATCACTCGATCAAGGTCGGCATCGATCTCACCCACGAATATTTCAACGCGGTGCAAACCTTCGCACAGGGCGGCCAGCCCAACGTCAACGAGAATGTTTCTCAACCTGGCTCCCAGATCGGCGTTTACGCCGAAGATAAGTGGTCGCCGTCCCGCGCGCTCTCCGTGAGCTACGGGCTGCGATACGATCACTCGACCGGCTTTACCGGCGGCAATCAACTGAGCCCGCGCATCGGCGTAAACGTCGCGCCGGACTCCAAGAACGTCGTACACTTCTACTACGGCCGCTTTTATGCGGCGCCGCAACTCGAGGACGTGCGCCAAGCCTGCGTGGCGCTTTCGGGCTGCCCGGCGATTCCGGTCTACGATCTTAAGCCGGAGACCGATTCGTACTTCGAGATGGGCGTCGCGCACACGTTCTCGCCGCGTCTTAACGGCTACGTGAACTTCTTCGATCGTCGCGCCTCCAACGTGCTCGACACGACGCAGCTGCTCAACACGCCCCTCTTCGCGGTCTTCAACAACGCCATCGGGCGCGACGAGGGCGTCGAGTTTCGACTTGCGGGCAGCGCCGGGATCGCCGATTCGTTCTTCCTCTCCGGCACGATCTCGCACGCCGAGGCGGCCGGCGTTTCGGGCTCGACGTTCCTCTTCGGCCCCAATCCCAACCCGCCCGGGCCGATCACGGCGGCGTCGTACCAGCCGGAGGATCACGATCAAACGTACGAGGCCAACGGCGCGTATACGCACCGTTTCGGGACCGATCGTACCTTCTTTGCGACGCTGCAAGGCGAGTACGGCACCGGGTATCCGGTGCAATTCCAGAGCGGCCCCGACCGGCTGCCGGCGCACCTCACCTTCGATCTGGCTTTGGGCAAAGAGGCCGGTAAGAACGGATCGCGCTCGCTCGGCTTCGACCTCGACGTTACCAACGTGCTCGATCATCAATACATCATCAAGATCGCCAACGGCTTCAACACCACGCAAGTCGCGAGCGGCCGTAACGTGTTGCTGCGAGTGACCGCGCCGTTTTAG
- a CDS encoding peptidoglycan DD-metalloendopeptidase family protein: protein MGHRSIVAVALIAALAGALPYTGATAHASGIRDRIRRHQEQIHQTHLRLERKKDQLQFERMRERDLRDQLDRTNGAIAGVNVRIAGLQSLAEANRHRIAFAQTQLAAAQRSLQLHDDLYKKRLVQIYEHGSQNYLDVLLSSRSFSEFVEHWHDVQLLLKANSRAIAVRQVAVKNVSRAKQRLDERLVQLENEQQQQAQARSQLAGLAQERVALVSAADVQRVSVAGEVHQLEEISAQEEAQLEADIRAQQEEIARENAAKGIVPQVPPGAGEFMWPVNGPITSPFGWRPNPYGGGGGEMHPGIDIGVPSGTTVQAAAGGRVIIAGWVSGYGNYVAIDHGGGISTGYGHMSQIFVSVGQEVQKGQAIGASGCTGRCTGPHVHFEVRKNGSPVDPNPYLH from the coding sequence GTGGGACACCGCTCCATCGTCGCGGTCGCCTTGATCGCGGCCCTTGCAGGCGCTCTACCATATACGGGTGCGACGGCCCACGCATCGGGTATTCGCGATCGCATCCGGCGCCACCAGGAGCAGATCCACCAGACGCACCTGCGCTTGGAACGCAAGAAAGATCAGCTGCAATTCGAGCGGATGCGCGAGCGGGATCTGCGCGATCAACTCGACCGAACCAACGGTGCGATCGCCGGCGTCAACGTTCGAATAGCCGGATTGCAGAGCCTCGCCGAGGCCAACCGGCACCGGATCGCGTTCGCCCAGACGCAGCTCGCAGCCGCCCAGCGCTCGCTGCAGCTCCACGACGACCTCTACAAGAAGCGTCTGGTTCAAATTTACGAACACGGCAGCCAAAACTATCTCGACGTACTCTTGAGTTCGCGCTCCTTTTCGGAGTTTGTGGAGCACTGGCACGACGTGCAGCTCTTGCTCAAGGCGAATAGCCGCGCGATCGCCGTGCGGCAAGTTGCGGTGAAGAACGTCTCGCGCGCGAAACAACGGCTCGACGAGCGGCTGGTCCAGCTGGAAAACGAGCAGCAGCAACAGGCGCAGGCACGATCGCAGCTGGCCGGCTTGGCCCAAGAACGCGTCGCGCTGGTCTCCGCTGCCGACGTGCAACGCGTTTCCGTCGCGGGCGAAGTGCACCAGCTCGAGGAGATTTCGGCGCAGGAAGAAGCACAGTTGGAAGCCGACATTCGCGCGCAACAGGAAGAGATCGCGCGTGAGAATGCGGCGAAAGGCATCGTCCCGCAAGTCCCGCCGGGCGCCGGCGAATTCATGTGGCCCGTCAACGGACCGATCACGTCGCCCTTTGGCTGGCGCCCCAATCCGTACGGCGGCGGCGGTGGCGAAATGCATCCTGGGATCGATATCGGCGTTCCATCCGGAACGACCGTGCAGGCCGCAGCCGGCGGGCGCGTTATCATCGCGGGCTGGGTGAGCGGGTACGGTAACTACGTCGCGATCGATCACGGCGGCGGGATCTCGACCGGGTACGGCCACATGTCGCAGATTTTCGTAAGCGTCGGCCAAGAAGTGCAAAAAGGTCAGGCGATTGGAGCCTCCGGCTGCACCGGCCGCTGCACCGGCCCGCACGTGCACTTCGAAGTTCGCAAGAACGGCTCGCCGGTCGACCCGAACCCCTATCTACACTAG
- the rfaD gene encoding ADP-glyceromanno-heptose 6-epimerase, translating to MHDLSRGQLVVTGGAGLIGSALVWALNRRGLDDILVVDRLDSSEKWRNLVPLRYADYLDADEFERRVLESPGAFDGVAAVFHLGACSATTETDSAYLMRNNYAYTKHLAHWAAERGVRFVYASSAATYGPLEENLSDECDLQSLRPLNMYAYSKHRFDLYARRSGLLDHITGLKYFNVFGPNEQHKGGMRSLVDKAYRQIRERGVVELFRSYRPEFRDGEQRRDFLYVKDAVEMSLHLASAPAYGLFNIGSGSAHTWLDLVRPIFRALDLPERIEFVPMPPELREKYQYFTCARIERLRAAGYDRPIQPLETAVDDYVRNYLVSDARLDPAQAPATAAVK from the coding sequence ATGCACGACCTCTCACGCGGACAACTCGTCGTTACCGGTGGCGCCGGCCTAATCGGCTCGGCGCTCGTATGGGCGCTCAATCGCCGCGGGCTCGACGACATCCTCGTGGTCGACCGCCTCGACAGCAGCGAGAAGTGGCGCAATTTGGTTCCGTTGCGTTACGCCGACTATCTCGACGCCGACGAGTTCGAACGGCGCGTTCTCGAATCGCCCGGCGCCTTCGACGGCGTCGCGGCCGTCTTCCATCTCGGCGCGTGCTCGGCAACCACGGAGACCGACTCGGCCTATTTGATGCGCAATAACTATGCGTACACGAAGCATCTCGCGCATTGGGCGGCCGAGCGCGGCGTGCGGTTCGTCTATGCGTCCTCGGCGGCGACCTACGGCCCTCTCGAGGAAAACCTCTCCGACGAGTGCGATCTCCAAAGCCTGCGCCCGCTCAACATGTACGCCTATTCGAAGCATCGCTTCGATCTCTACGCGCGGCGCAGCGGATTGCTCGATCACATCACCGGGCTTAAATACTTCAACGTCTTCGGTCCCAACGAACAGCACAAGGGCGGCATGCGCAGCCTCGTCGACAAGGCCTATCGTCAAATTCGCGAACGCGGCGTGGTCGAGCTCTTTCGCAGTTACCGCCCCGAGTTCCGCGACGGCGAGCAGCGGCGCGATTTTCTCTACGTCAAGGATGCCGTAGAGATGAGCCTGCATCTGGCCTCCGCACCGGCGTACGGTCTTTTCAACATCGGGTCGGGCAGCGCCCATACGTGGCTGGATTTGGTGCGGCCGATCTTCCGCGCCCTCGATCTGCCCGAGCGCATCGAATTCGTGCCGATGCCGCCGGAGTTGCGCGAGAAATATCAATATTTTACGTGCGCGCGAATCGAGCGGCTGCGCGCCGCCGGGTACGATCGGCCGATCCAGCCGCTGGAAACGGCGGTCGACGACTACGTCCGCAACTACCTCGTAAGCGACGCCCGGCTCGACCCGGCGCAGGCACCCGCAACCGCCGCAGTCAAATAG
- a CDS encoding TlpA disulfide reductase family protein has translation MNRRSALYVTLAIVVVAIAAAIYFARRPSTISPLATQTAAPVAPKIAVGGRAPEFQALTTQGLFDLNKTKKPVFLEVFATWCPHCQRETAVIDELYRANLGKVAFVAVSGSNVGIDGQTPETAADVLRFAQQFHVKYPVAYDGELTVANRYLQGGFPTIVIIDRSKHITYVNSGEVPADQLNAELQKVL, from the coding sequence ATGAATCGCCGCTCCGCCCTTTACGTAACGCTCGCGATCGTGGTCGTCGCCATCGCGGCCGCCATCTATTTCGCGCGCCGGCCCTCGACCATCTCGCCGCTCGCAACGCAGACTGCCGCGCCGGTCGCGCCGAAAATCGCCGTGGGCGGGCGCGCGCCGGAGTTCCAAGCCTTGACCACGCAAGGCCTCTTCGATCTCAACAAGACGAAGAAGCCCGTGTTCCTCGAGGTCTTCGCAACGTGGTGTCCGCACTGCCAACGCGAGACGGCGGTTATCGACGAACTCTACCGCGCCAATCTCGGCAAGGTCGCGTTCGTCGCCGTCTCCGGCAGCAACGTTGGAATCGACGGCCAAACCCCCGAGACGGCGGCCGATGTCTTACGCTTCGCGCAGCAGTTTCACGTGAAGTATCCGGTTGCGTACGACGGCGAACTCACCGTCGCCAATCGTTACCTGCAAGGCGGCTTCCCGACGATCGTCATCATCGATCGCTCGAAACACATCACCTACGTCAACTCCGGCGAAGTCCCCGCCGACCAATTGAACGCCGAACTGCAAAAAGTATTGTAG
- a CDS encoding MauE/DoxX family redox-associated membrane protein, with protein sequence MGIVTLVLRIAIALVLIVAGALKVGHFNDLAVAITGFRLLPAAVVAPLAVILPFFEVGIGLYLAAGLFTRGAAIVAAAQFALYGAAIASAVVRHIPANCGCFGPADAAPTDWPHVAFDLALAAACAFVAWQAPGSFALDRRMRAE encoded by the coding sequence ATGGGGATCGTCACGCTCGTTTTGCGAATCGCGATCGCGTTGGTTCTGATCGTTGCCGGTGCTCTGAAGGTCGGCCATTTCAACGATTTGGCGGTTGCCATCACGGGTTTCCGGCTGCTGCCGGCCGCAGTCGTCGCACCGCTTGCGGTGATCCTGCCGTTCTTTGAGGTGGGAATCGGGCTCTATCTCGCCGCCGGGCTCTTCACGCGCGGCGCGGCGATCGTGGCTGCCGCGCAATTCGCCCTGTACGGGGCCGCGATCGCCTCGGCGGTGGTGCGCCACATTCCCGCGAACTGCGGGTGTTTCGGGCCGGCAGATGCGGCGCCCACGGATTGGCCGCACGTGGCGTTCGATCTCGCGCTCGCTGCGGCGTGTGCGTTCGTGGCGTGGCAAGCGCCCGGGAGCTTTGCGCTCGATCGCCGTATGAGAGCGGAATGA
- a CDS encoding alkaline phosphatase family protein, which yields MQSRFLASRLVIAAAALLVTLGTAPAGNAAPSAADLHFPRYAHIFVLMDENKSDGEIVNSPDAPAITAFAHAYGYASRFYAESHPSEPNYVALVGGSTYGIVDDAPHAIDAPSLATQFAGAGVSWKNYNESLPKAGSLAAYATDPHPSDLPADLYVYAAKHSGFIEFTSVRRDPNRAGHIVGFDRLHADLHSGAVPAFSLIIPNLCNDMHGVGEGDSPPDCRNGHLLIRRGDRHVKSLVDEIMASPVWKQPGNAAIVVTFDEDDADGAQGCCGTNPKDPANAGGGHISTIVITNRGPRAVVDPTPYSHYSLLRTIDDAFGIHRYLQHANDAGVVPMTRLFAPTR from the coding sequence ATGCAATCGAGATTTCTCGCCTCACGCCTCGTCATAGCGGCGGCGGCGCTGCTCGTGACTCTGGGCACCGCGCCGGCCGGGAACGCGGCGCCGTCGGCCGCCGATCTGCACTTTCCGCGGTACGCCCATATCTTCGTTCTTATGGATGAGAATAAATCCGACGGAGAGATCGTCAACTCGCCGGACGCACCGGCGATCACCGCGTTCGCGCATGCGTACGGCTATGCGTCGCGATTCTATGCCGAATCGCATCCGAGCGAGCCGAACTACGTCGCCCTCGTTGGCGGCTCGACGTACGGAATCGTCGACGACGCACCGCACGCCATCGACGCGCCGTCGCTGGCTACGCAATTCGCGGGCGCCGGGGTAAGCTGGAAAAATTACAACGAATCGCTGCCGAAAGCGGGTTCGCTCGCGGCCTACGCAACCGATCCGCACCCGAGCGATCTGCCCGCCGATCTGTACGTCTACGCGGCGAAACACTCGGGGTTTATCGAGTTCACCTCGGTTCGGCGCGATCCCAATCGAGCCGGCCATATCGTGGGCTTCGATCGGCTGCACGCCGACCTGCATAGCGGAGCCGTCCCGGCTTTCTCGCTAATCATCCCCAATCTCTGTAACGACATGCACGGCGTCGGCGAAGGTGATTCGCCGCCCGACTGCCGCAACGGTCATCTGCTCATCCGGCGCGGCGACCGTCACGTCAAATCGCTCGTGGACGAAATCATGGCATCGCCGGTCTGGAAACAGCCCGGCAACGCGGCAATCGTGGTGACCTTCGACGAAGACGACGCCGACGGCGCGCAGGGCTGCTGCGGGACCAATCCCAAAGATCCGGCCAACGCCGGCGGCGGCCACATTTCAACGATCGTGATCACCAATCGCGGACCGCGCGCCGTCGTCGATCCGACGCCGTACAGTCACTACTCGCTCTTGCGCACGATCGACGATGCGTTCGGCATTCATCGCTATCTGCAGCACGCAAACGATGCGGGCGTCGTACCGATGACGCGCCTCTTCGCTCCAACGCGCTGA
- a CDS encoding SCO family protein, with translation MAIGPRSNSRLGKAVAALISCALLAACARASSPALHGTAYVPPRPAPEFALPSTVGRTFDLAKARGHLVVLYFGFTHCADVCPQTLAHVDAAIRAAQTPAVRLVFASIDPRRDSIAAERAFFARAAVRAIGVTGTAAQLAPVWKAYGVSIAPQLHDIAHSDYLYLIDPNGSLREVLHADVPIADLTADLRALAS, from the coding sequence TTGGCGATCGGCCCTCGCTCGAACTCGCGGCTCGGAAAAGCGGTCGCCGCACTGATTTCGTGCGCGCTGCTCGCGGCTTGCGCTCGCGCAAGCAGCCCGGCGCTTCACGGAACCGCATACGTCCCGCCGCGCCCCGCACCCGAATTCGCCTTGCCCTCGACCGTCGGCAGGACGTTCGATCTTGCCAAAGCGCGCGGCCACCTCGTCGTGCTCTACTTTGGTTTCACGCACTGCGCCGACGTCTGCCCGCAGACGCTCGCCCACGTCGACGCAGCCATCCGAGCGGCGCAGACGCCGGCGGTTCGGCTCGTTTTCGCGAGCATCGATCCGCGTCGGGATTCGATCGCGGCCGAGCGGGCCTTTTTCGCACGAGCCGCCGTGCGCGCTATCGGCGTTACCGGCACCGCCGCGCAACTGGCTCCGGTATGGAAGGCCTACGGCGTCTCGATCGCGCCGCAACTCCACGACATCGCGCATAGCGACTACCTCTACCTGATCGATCCGAACGGATCGCTGCGCGAAGTGCTTCACGCCGACGTGCCGATCGCCGATCTCACCGCAGATTTGCGCGCGCTCGCATCGTGA
- a CDS encoding ABC-F family ATP-binding cassette domain-containing protein produces the protein MSEELLRFTDLECHYGAREIFADASGVLREGDRVGLVGPNGAGKSSLLRLLAGIETPYGGRLVRSKDAQLGYLAQSVADETQATLQELIDAALARASDSEWGLRNKMLRTMLAAFGFAPKDHERPLREFSGGQRAKAALAHLLIDAPDYLILDEPTNHLDIETVRWLESFIANDKRSYLIVSHDRYFLDRVATQIWELERGHLHAYEPAMPAYTSYVEQRAARLDAERRAYEQFVGERDKRRTEIASLRATRGSHDYSQVRSREKQLARVESALEAPPPAAPRARINVRLHAARRASNGFAFETTALSKAYAHPLFTDLAVDVASGERLAIVGPNGAGKSTLLRILAGDAAPDSGTVRYNPAARAAYFAQNAHDQLDVDATAVDNVLAAAPVTPEEARTLLGRMRISGEAADKPVSAFSGGERRRIMLARLMARKADVLLLDEPTNDLDIESREALEDVLDEYAGSLIVVSHDRYLLARLSDRVLWIDNGAWGLLEGGYDAYEAQARQRERANDGRARDDGERSKGSRTTPLRARSQLETKIGKIERDIARLDARKAEIEVLFTQAELYDDRTRVKALHEELADLAGKSEQAVRTWETLLDRLAQMA, from the coding sequence GTGAGCGAGGAACTGCTGCGCTTTACCGATCTCGAGTGCCATTACGGTGCGCGCGAGATCTTCGCCGACGCTTCGGGCGTGTTGCGCGAGGGCGACCGCGTCGGCCTCGTCGGGCCCAACGGAGCCGGCAAGTCGTCGCTGCTGCGCTTGCTCGCGGGCATCGAAACGCCGTACGGCGGCCGACTCGTCCGTTCGAAAGACGCGCAACTCGGATACCTCGCGCAGAGCGTCGCCGACGAAACGCAGGCGACGCTGCAAGAACTCATCGACGCCGCGCTCGCACGTGCCAGCGATAGCGAATGGGGGCTGCGCAACAAGATGCTGCGTACGATGCTCGCGGCCTTCGGCTTCGCGCCCAAGGATCACGAGCGACCGCTGCGCGAGTTCTCCGGCGGCCAGCGCGCCAAGGCGGCGCTCGCACATCTGCTCATCGACGCGCCCGACTACTTGATTCTCGACGAGCCGACGAATCATCTCGACATCGAAACCGTGCGCTGGCTCGAAAGCTTTATCGCAAACGACAAACGCTCGTATTTGATTGTCTCGCACGATCGCTACTTTCTGGATCGCGTCGCAACGCAGATATGGGAACTCGAGCGCGGTCATCTGCACGCGTACGAGCCGGCAATGCCGGCCTATACGTCGTACGTCGAACAGCGCGCCGCCCGGCTGGATGCCGAGCGCCGCGCGTACGAACAGTTCGTCGGCGAACGCGACAAGCGGCGCACCGAAATCGCATCCCTGCGCGCTACGCGCGGCTCGCACGACTACAGCCAGGTTCGCAGCCGCGAAAAGCAGCTGGCACGCGTCGAATCGGCGCTCGAAGCACCGCCGCCCGCGGCGCCGCGGGCGCGCATCAACGTGCGCTTGCACGCCGCCCGCCGTGCGAGCAACGGATTCGCCTTCGAAACGACGGCCCTCTCCAAGGCCTACGCGCACCCGCTCTTCACCGATCTCGCGGTCGACGTCGCCTCCGGCGAACGTCTCGCGATCGTGGGCCCGAACGGCGCCGGCAAGTCGACGCTGCTGCGAATTCTCGCCGGCGACGCCGCGCCCGATAGCGGAACGGTTCGCTACAATCCCGCGGCGCGCGCCGCCTACTTCGCCCAAAACGCCCACGATCAACTCGATGTGGATGCGACCGCGGTCGACAACGTGCTGGCCGCAGCGCCGGTGACGCCCGAAGAGGCGCGCACGCTGCTGGGCCGCATGCGCATCAGCGGCGAAGCCGCCGACAAACCGGTGAGCGCGTTCTCGGGCGGCGAACGCCGGCGCATCATGCTCGCGCGGCTGATGGCGCGCAAAGCCGACGTTTTGCTGCTCGACGAGCCGACGAACGATCTCGATATCGAGAGCCGCGAAGCGCTCGAAGATGTGCTCGACGAATACGCCGGCTCGCTCATCGTCGTCTCGCACGACCGGTATCTGCTCGCGCGTCTCTCCGATCGCGTTCTCTGGATCGACAACGGCGCCTGGGGACTGCTCGAAGGCGGTTACGACGCCTACGAAGCGCAAGCGCGCCAGCGCGAACGCGCCAACGACGGTCGCGCTCGCGACGATGGCGAGCGCTCGAAGGGCTCCCGGACCACGCCGCTGCGCGCTCGCTCGCAACTCGAAACCAAAATCGGCAAAATCGAGCGCGATATCGCGCGGCTCGACGCGCGCAAAGCCGAGATCGAAGTCCTCTTCACGCAGGCCGAACTCTACGACGATCGCACGCGCGTCAAGGCGCTCCACGAAGAACTCGCCGACCTCGCCGGTAAGAGCGAGCAGGCGGTGCGAACGTGGGAAACGTTGTTGGACCGCCTCGCCCAGATGGCGTAA
- a CDS encoding SCO family protein — translation MGFLHTLLLMTAMLPIHGTVLGSASNGTVIIRNDPVTATVPALTRAYNVEPKLPLKPGVGIDGFLDRSTTPWRWYDAAIAAKFTPGLPDPGKVNSLDFGSHVPQTRLVDQNGKLVDLASSFPGKVQLISFVFTRCPDKDECPLVSAKFGELQRQLDPAKFHLVLVSLDPVYDSPAILKRYGKQFGANPASWSLVTGQPAQIQHLLNRFGISSMRVSDANFIHNDKVFLIDQRGAIADVVDTLGWSPNSMVAEARHTAGLVSSPLGRFQLSLIASVVALCGGSQYSGVVLLETVLFLLIAAASFVTLSWVARKLWKNA, via the coding sequence ATGGGTTTTCTCCACACGCTCCTTCTGATGACCGCGATGCTGCCGATTCACGGCACCGTCCTCGGCTCGGCGAGCAATGGCACGGTTATCATCCGCAACGACCCCGTGACCGCAACGGTGCCCGCGCTGACCCGCGCCTACAACGTCGAGCCCAAGCTGCCCCTAAAACCGGGCGTCGGCATCGACGGCTTTTTGGACCGCTCGACGACTCCGTGGCGCTGGTACGATGCGGCCATCGCGGCGAAATTCACGCCGGGGCTCCCCGACCCGGGCAAGGTCAATTCGCTCGATTTCGGCTCGCACGTTCCGCAGACGCGACTCGTCGATCAAAACGGCAAGCTCGTCGATCTCGCGAGTTCGTTCCCGGGCAAAGTCCAGCTGATCAGCTTCGTCTTCACCCGCTGTCCAGATAAAGACGAATGCCCGCTCGTGAGCGCCAAGTTCGGCGAGTTGCAGCGCCAGCTCGATCCGGCGAAATTTCACCTCGTGCTCGTAAGCCTCGATCCGGTCTACGATTCGCCGGCGATCCTCAAGCGCTACGGCAAACAATTCGGCGCGAACCCCGCATCGTGGTCGCTCGTCACCGGGCAGCCCGCGCAGATCCAGCACCTGCTCAACCGCTTCGGCATCTCGTCGATGCGCGTGAGCGACGCGAACTTCATCCACAACGATAAGGTCTTCCTCATCGATCAACGCGGCGCGATCGCCGACGTCGTCGACACCCTGGGCTGGTCGCCCAATTCGATGGTCGCCGAAGCGCGCCACACCGCCGGCCTCGTCTCCAGTCCGCTCGGCCGCTTCCAGCTCTCCCTCATCGCAAGCGTCGTCGCCCTCTGCGGCGGCAGCCAATACTCGGGTGTCGTCCTCCTCGAAACGGTCCTCTTCTTACTGATCGCCGCCGCCTCGTTCGTAACCCTCAGCTGGGTAGCCCGCAAACTCTGGAAGAACGCTTAG
- a CDS encoding sigma-70 family RNA polymerase sigma factor, whose amino-acid sequence MGVPRKPIEPPSPEQAAFLERAIEQYGKAVYNFAYRLTRNEADARDLTQDAFIRVYRAWRSFQPGTSFLSWVYRIVTNLYRDELRRKKGRYQEEIPEDNAPQEYGGERPLAVSPIEELVEGQLSEPLARSLEALSPDQRQVVTLADIEEYSYQEIAEIMGCSIGTVRSRLHRARALLRRLLQKQLQQ is encoded by the coding sequence ATGGGAGTACCGCGAAAACCGATCGAGCCGCCGTCGCCCGAGCAGGCTGCCTTTCTGGAGAGGGCAATCGAGCAGTATGGCAAGGCGGTTTATAACTTCGCGTACCGCCTGACCCGCAACGAAGCCGACGCCCGCGACCTTACGCAGGACGCGTTTATTCGCGTCTACCGGGCCTGGCGGAGCTTCCAACCGGGGACGTCGTTTCTCTCGTGGGTCTACCGAATCGTCACCAATTTGTACCGGGATGAACTTCGGCGCAAAAAAGGACGTTATCAAGAGGAGATACCTGAGGACAACGCGCCGCAGGAGTACGGGGGAGAACGGCCGCTTGCGGTCTCGCCGATCGAAGAACTCGTCGAGGGTCAACTCAGCGAACCGCTCGCGCGTTCGCTCGAAGCGCTCTCGCCGGATCAACGCCAAGTCGTAACGCTCGCCGATATCGAGGAGTACAGCTACCAAGAAATCGCCGAAATTATGGGATGTTCGATCGGCACCGTACGATCTAGATTACACCGAGCCCGTGCACTTCTCAGAAGGCTACTACAGAAACAGTTACAACAATGA